Proteins from a single region of Candidatus Binatia bacterium:
- a CDS encoding acyl-CoA carboxylase subunit beta has protein sequence MKSRSEKYAELRAKREQSLVPAGADAVVKQHERGKRTARERVEALVDEGSFVEFDRFVVHRTNAFGLDEKEFLGDGVVTGRATIDGRQVFLFSQDFTVLGGSLGEAFAEKICKVMDLAVRTGSPLIGINDSGGARIQEGVVSLGGYAEIFWRNVQASGVIPQISLIAGPCAGGAVYSPAITDFVLMTEKISQMFITGPEIIKTVTGEEVSFEELGGATTHATRSGVAHLVASDEDHLVDITRALFSFIPQSNREAPPSFDCDDDPQREVESLDELVPDAPNKPYDMHAVVDAVVDYGDFLEIQPLYAPNVICGFGRVDGRTVGIVGNQPNVLAGVLDTRSSVKAARFVRFCDAFNIPLVTFVDVPGFLPGTDQEYGGIILHGAKLLYAFAEATVPKITVITRKAYGGAYDVMASKHIRADVNLAWPTAEIAVMGAEGAVKTIFRRELASAKNEAAKMQELIDEYTERFANPYIAAQRGYVDDVIEARRTRGAIATALEMLREKRVTRPDRKHGNIPL, from the coding sequence GTGAAGTCCCGCAGCGAGAAGTACGCGGAGCTACGGGCGAAGCGCGAGCAGTCGCTGGTTCCAGCCGGCGCCGACGCCGTCGTCAAGCAGCACGAGCGCGGAAAACGAACCGCGCGCGAGCGCGTCGAGGCGTTGGTCGACGAGGGTTCCTTCGTCGAGTTCGATCGTTTCGTCGTGCACCGCACCAACGCGTTCGGTCTCGACGAGAAGGAGTTTCTGGGCGACGGCGTCGTCACCGGCCGCGCGACGATCGACGGTCGCCAGGTCTTTCTCTTCTCGCAGGATTTCACGGTGCTCGGCGGGTCGCTCGGCGAGGCCTTCGCCGAGAAGATCTGCAAGGTCATGGACCTCGCCGTGCGCACCGGATCGCCGCTGATCGGCATCAACGATTCGGGCGGCGCGCGCATTCAAGAGGGCGTCGTCTCGCTCGGCGGCTACGCCGAGATATTCTGGCGCAACGTGCAGGCAAGCGGCGTCATCCCGCAGATCAGCCTGATCGCGGGCCCGTGCGCCGGCGGCGCCGTCTACTCGCCGGCGATCACCGACTTCGTCTTGATGACCGAGAAGATCTCGCAGATGTTCATCACCGGGCCGGAGATCATCAAAACGGTGACCGGCGAGGAAGTCTCGTTCGAGGAGCTCGGCGGCGCGACGACGCACGCGACGCGCAGCGGCGTCGCCCATCTCGTCGCGAGCGACGAGGATCATCTCGTCGATATAACGCGCGCCCTCTTCTCCTTCATTCCGCAGAGCAACCGCGAAGCGCCGCCCTCCTTCGATTGCGACGACGATCCGCAGCGCGAGGTCGAGTCGCTCGACGAGCTCGTGCCCGACGCTCCGAATAAACCGTACGACATGCACGCCGTCGTGGACGCGGTGGTGGATTACGGCGACTTCCTCGAAATCCAGCCGCTCTACGCGCCGAACGTCATCTGCGGCTTCGGCCGCGTCGACGGCCGCACGGTCGGCATCGTCGGCAATCAGCCGAACGTGCTCGCCGGCGTGCTCGACACGCGATCCTCCGTGAAGGCCGCGCGCTTCGTCCGCTTCTGCGACGCCTTCAACATCCCGCTCGTCACCTTCGTCGACGTTCCCGGCTTCCTACCCGGCACCGATCAAGAGTACGGCGGCATCATCTTGCACGGCGCGAAACTGCTCTACGCCTTCGCCGAAGCGACGGTGCCGAAGATCACGGTCATCACGCGCAAGGCGTACGGCGGCGCCTACGACGTTATGGCGAGCAAACACATCCGCGCCGACGTCAACCTCGCCTGGCCGACCGCCGAGATCGCCGTCATGGGCGCCGAGGGAGCGGTAAAGACGATCTTCCGGCGCGAGTTGGCGTCGGCGAAGAACGAAGCCGCGAAGATGCAAGAACTGATCGATGAATATACCGAACGCTTCGCCAACCCGTATATCGCCGCGCAGCGAGGCTACGTGGACGACGTGATCGAAGCTCGCCGCACGCGCGGAGCGATTGCAACCGCGCTCGAGATGCTGCGCGAGAAGCGGGTGACGCGTCCCGATCGCAAGCACGGCAACATCCCGCTATGA
- a CDS encoding enoyl-ACP reductase, whose protein sequence is MKLLDGKRALVTGVANRWSIATGVARRLHEHGAAIVLTYQGERVQDEVERLAAELGGAPVLECDVSSDASLAAMRAALAALGPLDVLVHSIAFANKEDLAGKVFDTSRPGFALALDVSAYSLIALVSALRDSFNEGASIMALTYLGATQIVPNYNLMGIAKAALEATVRYVAFDLGDRGIRVNAISAGPIKTASSRQVGGFSKILDVVPRVAPLRRNVTADDVGNMAVFLASDLSTAVTADVHFVDAGYHAMGMYPPLPSDTAQGDKGNRN, encoded by the coding sequence GTGAAACTGTTGGATGGCAAGCGCGCGCTGGTCACCGGCGTCGCGAACCGCTGGTCGATCGCCACGGGCGTCGCGCGCCGGCTCCACGAGCACGGCGCCGCGATCGTGCTGACGTATCAAGGCGAGCGCGTCCAGGACGAGGTCGAGAGGCTCGCTGCCGAGCTGGGCGGGGCGCCGGTGCTCGAGTGCGACGTCTCCAGCGACGCGTCGCTCGCCGCGATGCGCGCTGCGCTGGCCGCGCTGGGTCCGCTCGACGTGCTCGTGCACTCGATCGCCTTCGCCAACAAGGAAGACCTGGCCGGAAAGGTCTTCGACACGTCGCGCCCCGGCTTCGCGCTCGCGCTCGACGTCTCGGCCTACTCGCTGATCGCGCTCGTGAGCGCGCTGCGCGACTCTTTCAACGAAGGCGCTTCGATCATGGCGCTCACGTATCTCGGCGCGACGCAGATCGTGCCGAACTACAACCTCATGGGCATCGCCAAAGCAGCGCTCGAGGCGACCGTGCGATACGTCGCCTTCGATTTGGGCGATCGCGGCATTCGGGTCAACGCGATATCGGCGGGACCGATCAAGACCGCGAGCTCGCGTCAAGTCGGCGGCTTCTCGAAGATCCTCGACGTCGTGCCGCGCGTCGCGCCGCTACGCCGCAACGTTACGGCCGACGACGTTGGGAACATGGCCGTCTTCCTCGCCTCGGACCTTTCGACGGCGGTGACGGCCGACGTGCACTTCGTGGACGCGGGCTACCACGCGATGGGGATGTACCCGCCGTTGCCCTCCGACACCGCCCAGGGTGACAAAGGCAATCGTAATTAA